Proteins encoded within one genomic window of Kibdelosporangium phytohabitans:
- a CDS encoding ABC transporter substrate-binding protein, producing the protein MVRALVAACVLALLAGCGTGTVGGNTGAQNSGAQNSGGPITVETARGQVSLAKPATKVVVLEWAYTEELVSLGVTPVGNADNDGYKKWVTAPGSALPGGVADLGQRQEPSLERIKTLAPDLIVGEEKTIAVNYDQLKAIAPVVSFDYPVKPQFETMRKNYEQLAKAVGKQDKGKEVLARLDAKAAEVKSRIKPDTSYAFAQAYSVNGTPTIRMFTGDTLVVQVLGLTGLRSTWQGQPDSWGLSTVGVEGLTQVPAGAALLYVAQNDDNPFTGALAGNPVWQNLGFVKQKKLYPLDPGTWTFGGPLSAVQLLDGVGKALAP; encoded by the coding sequence ATGGTTCGCGCGCTCGTTGCCGCGTGTGTCCTCGCGCTACTCGCGGGTTGTGGCACTGGCACAGTCGGAGGCAACACCGGAGCCCAGAACTCGGGGGCACAGAACTCCGGTGGCCCGATCACGGTCGAGACCGCACGTGGCCAGGTCAGCCTCGCCAAGCCCGCGACCAAGGTCGTCGTCCTGGAATGGGCGTACACCGAGGAACTGGTCTCGCTGGGCGTGACCCCGGTCGGCAACGCCGACAACGACGGCTACAAGAAGTGGGTCACCGCACCCGGTTCCGCGCTGCCCGGCGGCGTGGCCGACCTGGGCCAGCGCCAGGAACCCAGCCTCGAACGGATCAAGACGCTGGCGCCGGACCTGATCGTCGGCGAGGAGAAGACCATCGCGGTCAACTACGACCAGTTGAAGGCGATCGCGCCGGTGGTGTCGTTCGACTACCCGGTCAAGCCGCAGTTCGAGACGATGAGGAAGAACTACGAGCAGCTGGCCAAGGCGGTCGGCAAGCAGGACAAGGGCAAGGAGGTCCTCGCGCGGCTCGACGCCAAGGCAGCCGAGGTCAAGAGCAGGATCAAGCCGGACACGTCGTACGCGTTCGCGCAGGCGTACAGCGTCAACGGCACGCCGACGATCCGGATGTTCACCGGTGACACGCTCGTGGTCCAGGTACTCGGGCTCACCGGGCTGCGCAGCACCTGGCAGGGCCAGCCGGACAGCTGGGGACTGAGCACGGTCGGTGTCGAAGGCCTGACGCAGGTCCCGGCCGGCGCGGCACTGCTCTACGTGGCGCAGAACGACGACAACCCGTTCACCGGCGCGCTGGCGGGCAACCCGGTGTGGCAGAACCTGGGCTTCGTCAAGCAGAAGAAGCTGTACCCGCTCGACCCCGGCACGTGGACCTTCGGCGGACCGCTGTCGGCCGTGCAACTGCTCGACGGCGTGGGCAAGGCCCTGGCCCCCTGA
- a CDS encoding ABC transporter ATP-binding protein: protein MRGELRATGLTVGHTGTPVLRDVDMTLKPNTVTVLVGPNGCGKSTLLRTLAGLLPPVGGTVLVGETPLPSLSRRALAQHLAFLPQTPIVPTGVTVKELARHGRYAHRGAFARHTSEDAEAVAWALEVTDATSLADRRLDELSGGERQRAWLATVLAQKTGIVLLDEPTTYLDLRHQYEVLDVVRRLAREHGIACGVVLHDLTQAAAYGDEVVVVAEQKIVAAGAAGQVLTADTIHQAFGLEVSVVRDPETGYLACFPRRAA, encoded by the coding sequence GTGCGGGGAGAACTACGGGCAACCGGGCTGACAGTGGGACACACGGGCACGCCCGTGCTGCGTGACGTCGACATGACGCTGAAGCCGAACACCGTCACGGTTCTCGTCGGTCCCAACGGATGCGGCAAGTCGACGCTGCTGCGCACCCTGGCCGGGCTGCTGCCCCCGGTCGGTGGCACGGTGCTGGTCGGCGAAACACCGTTGCCCAGCCTGTCCCGCCGGGCACTGGCACAACACTTGGCGTTTCTGCCGCAGACCCCGATCGTCCCCACGGGAGTGACGGTCAAGGAGCTGGCGCGCCACGGTCGTTACGCCCACCGAGGCGCCTTCGCACGGCACACGTCCGAGGACGCCGAAGCCGTCGCGTGGGCACTGGAAGTCACCGACGCCACCTCGTTGGCCGACCGCAGACTGGACGAGTTGTCCGGCGGTGAACGGCAACGCGCGTGGCTGGCGACCGTGCTGGCGCAGAAGACCGGGATCGTCCTGCTCGACGAGCCGACCACATACCTGGACCTGCGGCACCAGTACGAGGTGCTCGACGTGGTCCGCAGACTCGCCCGCGAGCACGGCATCGCGTGCGGCGTGGTCCTGCACGACCTCACGCAGGCCGCCGCGTACGGCGACGAGGTCGTTGTCGTGGCCGAGCAGAAGATCGTCGCCGCGGGAGCGGCCGGGCAAGTGCTGACGGCGGACACGATCCACCAGGCGTTCGGCCTGGAGGTGTCGGTGGTCCGTGACCCGGAAACCGGGTATCTGGCGTGTTTCCCACGCCGCGCTGCATAG
- a CDS encoding PQQ-dependent sugar dehydrogenase: MTRLLTVLAVLAGLLVGLPGGLVAPTTAAAAVPTGFTDTAVISGLSAPTQAAFAPDGRVFIAEKSGIIKVYDGLGDTTATVFADLRPQVHDFWDRGLLGLALDPQFPATPHVYVLYTYDYLGWGDVCPDPPGATNQGCLVQGRLSRLIANGNTASAEQVVLTDWCQQFPSHSIGSMAFGPDGALYVSGGDGASFNYADWGQTGNPCGDPPGAAGTNLSPPTALGGALRSQSVRRAANQPRTLDGTVIRIDPTTGAGATGNPFASSTDANAKRVIAYGLRNPFRMAVRPGTNELWVGDVGWSTWEEINRISVVGDTVAENFGWPCYEGSARQSGYDNANLTSCENLYSTGQNAPHFAYNHNSNVVTGDGCPTGSSSVAGIAFEDNSNYPADYRGALFFSDANRGCIWAMRRNASGTPDPSTITPFVTGANVPVHVLSGPGGDIFYVALNGGQLRRVSYPTGNRAPTAVATATPSSGALPLNVQFAGSGSSDPDAQTLAYAWDLDGDGAFDDSTAVNPAWTYTSDAIVSVKLRVTDPGGLSDTSTVVVTAGNPVNPDPVPVIDTPDPATKWKVGDPITFSGHAIDAQDGSLPPSSLSWQLLLQHCPSNCHTHTVQNFPGTATGSFPAPDHEYPSYLELVLTAQDSSGRTASTSVRLDPRTVQLTFASSPSGRTLTHFSQAGTAPFTRTVIVGSANTVSAPSPQGSGLIRYCYRSWSDGGAQSHTITAPATATTYTANYRTALLSC; encoded by the coding sequence ATGACAAGACTTCTCACTGTGCTGGCCGTGTTGGCCGGTCTGCTGGTCGGCTTACCCGGCGGGCTGGTGGCCCCGACAACCGCCGCCGCCGCTGTGCCGACCGGATTCACCGACACAGCGGTCATCTCCGGGCTTTCCGCTCCCACGCAGGCCGCGTTCGCGCCGGACGGACGCGTGTTCATCGCGGAGAAAAGCGGGATCATCAAGGTCTACGACGGACTCGGCGACACCACCGCGACGGTGTTCGCCGACCTGCGCCCGCAGGTCCACGACTTCTGGGACCGCGGCCTGCTCGGCCTCGCACTCGATCCGCAGTTCCCTGCCACGCCACACGTGTACGTGCTGTACACCTACGACTACCTCGGGTGGGGCGATGTCTGCCCCGACCCGCCCGGTGCGACCAACCAGGGCTGCCTGGTCCAAGGCCGGTTGTCCCGGCTGATCGCCAACGGCAACACCGCTTCCGCCGAACAGGTCGTGCTCACCGACTGGTGCCAGCAGTTCCCGAGCCACTCGATCGGCTCGATGGCTTTCGGACCGGACGGCGCCCTGTACGTCAGCGGCGGCGACGGCGCGAGCTTCAACTACGCCGACTGGGGGCAGACAGGCAACCCGTGCGGGGATCCGCCCGGCGCGGCAGGCACGAACCTCAGCCCGCCGACGGCTCTCGGCGGCGCGCTGCGTTCCCAATCCGTGCGTCGCGCCGCCAACCAGCCGCGCACGCTGGACGGCACAGTCATCCGCATCGACCCCACCACCGGTGCGGGCGCAACCGGTAACCCCTTCGCGTCCAGCACCGACGCCAACGCCAAGCGGGTGATCGCGTACGGCCTGCGTAACCCCTTCCGCATGGCGGTCCGGCCGGGCACCAACGAACTGTGGGTCGGCGACGTCGGCTGGAGCACATGGGAGGAGATCAACCGGATATCCGTTGTCGGCGACACCGTGGCCGAGAACTTCGGTTGGCCCTGCTACGAAGGCAGCGCGCGGCAGTCCGGCTACGACAACGCCAACCTCACCTCGTGCGAGAACCTCTACAGCACAGGGCAGAACGCCCCGCATTTCGCGTACAACCACAACAGCAACGTGGTCACGGGCGACGGATGCCCGACCGGCAGTTCGTCGGTCGCGGGTATCGCGTTCGAGGACAACAGCAACTACCCGGCCGACTATCGTGGCGCGCTGTTCTTCTCGGACGCCAACCGCGGCTGCATCTGGGCCATGCGCCGCAACGCCTCCGGCACACCGGATCCGTCGACGATCACACCGTTCGTGACCGGAGCCAACGTGCCTGTGCACGTGCTGTCCGGTCCTGGCGGTGACATCTTCTATGTGGCGCTCAACGGCGGCCAGTTGCGTCGTGTCAGCTACCCGACGGGCAACCGTGCGCCGACCGCTGTCGCCACCGCGACACCGTCGAGCGGGGCGTTGCCGTTGAACGTGCAGTTCGCCGGCTCCGGCTCCAGCGACCCCGACGCGCAAACCCTTGCCTACGCGTGGGATCTGGACGGCGATGGGGCGTTCGACGACTCCACCGCGGTGAACCCGGCGTGGACGTACACATCGGACGCGATCGTGTCGGTCAAGCTCAGAGTCACCGACCCCGGTGGGTTGAGCGACACCTCCACGGTCGTGGTGACCGCGGGCAACCCCGTGAACCCCGACCCGGTCCCGGTGATCGACACCCCGGACCCGGCGACGAAGTGGAAGGTCGGCGACCCGATCACGTTCTCCGGGCACGCGATCGACGCCCAGGACGGCTCACTCCCGCCGAGTTCGCTGTCGTGGCAACTGCTCCTGCAGCACTGCCCGAGCAACTGCCACACGCACACCGTGCAGAACTTCCCGGGCACGGCGACCGGCAGCTTCCCCGCGCCGGACCACGAATACCCGTCGTACCTGGAACTGGTGCTGACCGCGCAGGACTCCAGCGGCCGGACAGCGAGCACCTCGGTCCGCCTCGACCCGCGGACCGTGCAACTGACGTTCGCCAGCAGCCCGTCGGGCAGAA